A window of the Schlesneria paludicola DSM 18645 genome harbors these coding sequences:
- a CDS encoding arylsulfatase: MRFFKYARAVGVVAVGALLGIAAASGEARNPARDEAKLPAAVTRSDVTSIASKQACCADKLDRTLAFADEVAALNASTLAQAEKAAKAGKKPNIVIIWGDDVGQSNISAYTMGLMGYHTPNIDRVAKEGMIFTDYYAEQSCTAGRASFITGQHGLRTGLTKVGLPGATLGLRKEDPTIAELLKPLGYATAQIGKNHLGDRNEFLPTVHGFDEFYGNLYHLNAEEEPELPDYPKDPAFRAKYGPRGVMDCKASDKDDETVDARFGKVGKQIIKDTGPLTKKRMETIDDDIADRSAEFIKRQAKAGKPFFAWVNFTHMHFRTHVKQESKGQSGRWQSPYHDAMIDHDKNVGTVLKAIDDAAIADNTFVMYSTDNGPHMNSWPDGAMTPFRNEKNSNWEGAYRVPCMVRWPGKIKPGSVSNQIVGHHDWLPTLLAMAGDEDVTEKLKKGYKLGDSTYKVHPDGFNLVPYLTGQTEKSPRESFLYCNDDQQLTGLRYDNWKFVFMEQRVQGTLRIWAEPFISLRVPKIFNLRLDPYERADVTSNTYYDWLLEHVFLLVPAQDYVGSFLMTFKEYPQRQKAASFNLDEVLEKLKDAHNK; the protein is encoded by the coding sequence ATGAGGTTCTTCAAATACGCTCGAGCAGTCGGCGTTGTCGCTGTTGGTGCGCTCCTTGGGATTGCGGCAGCATCCGGTGAGGCAAGAAATCCCGCTCGGGATGAAGCCAAACTTCCTGCGGCAGTCACTCGATCGGACGTCACGTCGATTGCCTCGAAACAGGCTTGCTGTGCCGACAAACTTGATCGCACCCTGGCCTTTGCGGACGAAGTCGCCGCGCTCAACGCCAGCACGTTGGCTCAGGCAGAGAAGGCGGCCAAGGCAGGCAAGAAGCCCAACATCGTCATCATTTGGGGCGACGATGTCGGGCAGTCGAATATCAGTGCCTATACGATGGGACTGATGGGGTATCACACCCCAAATATCGACCGGGTCGCGAAAGAGGGAATGATCTTCACCGACTACTATGCCGAGCAAAGTTGCACGGCGGGACGCGCGTCGTTCATTACCGGACAACACGGACTTCGCACCGGACTGACGAAAGTCGGGTTGCCGGGCGCGACTCTTGGCCTTCGCAAAGAAGACCCCACAATTGCTGAATTACTAAAGCCGTTGGGATACGCCACGGCACAAATTGGCAAGAACCATCTCGGTGATCGCAATGAGTTTCTGCCGACGGTGCACGGATTCGACGAGTTCTACGGAAATCTGTATCACTTGAATGCAGAAGAAGAACCTGAACTTCCAGACTATCCGAAAGATCCCGCGTTCCGAGCCAAGTATGGTCCGCGTGGTGTAATGGACTGCAAGGCGAGTGACAAAGACGACGAAACCGTCGATGCGCGGTTTGGCAAAGTCGGGAAGCAGATCATCAAGGATACGGGGCCGCTGACGAAGAAGCGGATGGAGACGATTGATGATGACATCGCGGATCGCTCGGCTGAATTTATTAAGCGTCAAGCGAAGGCAGGTAAGCCATTCTTCGCGTGGGTGAATTTCACGCACATGCATTTTCGGACCCATGTCAAGCAGGAGAGCAAAGGACAATCTGGGCGGTGGCAAAGTCCGTATCACGACGCAATGATCGATCATGATAAAAACGTTGGCACCGTGCTGAAGGCCATCGACGATGCCGCGATTGCGGACAATACCTTTGTCATGTACAGCACGGACAATGGGCCGCACATGAACAGCTGGCCCGACGGTGCGATGACTCCCTTCCGCAATGAAAAGAATTCGAACTGGGAAGGCGCTTACCGCGTTCCGTGCATGGTCCGTTGGCCGGGCAAAATCAAACCTGGAAGTGTCTCGAATCAGATCGTGGGGCATCACGACTGGTTGCCGACTCTGCTCGCCATGGCCGGGGATGAAGATGTAACGGAGAAACTCAAGAAGGGCTACAAACTTGGAGATTCGACGTACAAGGTGCATCCCGATGGATTCAATCTTGTTCCGTACCTGACAGGACAAACCGAGAAGAGCCCGCGTGAATCGTTCCTCTATTGCAACGACGATCAGCAACTGACGGGGTTGCGCTACGACAATTGGAAGTTCGTGTTCATGGAACAAAGGGTCCAAGGGACATTGCGAATCTGGGCCGAACCGTTCATCTCACTTCGAGTTCCAAAAATCTTCAACTTGCGACTCGATCCGTACGAGCGAGCCGACGTCACGTCAAATACCTACTACGACTGGTTACTCGAACACGTATTCCTTCTGGTTCCGGCACAGGACTATGTTGGAAGCTTCTTGATGACATTCAAAGAGTATCCACAACGGCAGAAAGCGGCGTCATTCAATCTTGATGAGGTTCTTGAAAAACTGAAGGATGCGCATAATAAGTAG
- a CDS encoding OprO/OprP family phosphate-selective porin, whose translation MRERNAARRVLCVSFAVTVLIFGSQVRVTGDDAIPSYATVPAFTPTFKLRGRLETDFLAPAQSEANRSTFGSLPEQAGPRRARIGAEGEIAPETRYVAEIDLASGQVVLRDVYLGFGDFRDRREFKLGHMREPFSFEGATSSNSFAFLERSSINTLDPARNWGVGFTEYGSDEMWTVAGGLFQAGTDASDLQFGLGSTTALTLRGTGLAWYEDHGKKMMHFGFAISERIADQGIINFRQQPSSSLLSFGDSSDSPFQPKISIPANFQQLFNLQWAYADGPFWSQAEWYGSVVAQIGGNPVFFHGSHLDAGYFLTGEHRQYLTKTGVFGPVSVNRPFVSGFSSKPHAEQLGYGAWEVTSRISYQDFIDGATPVNAQGQTPGVMLPQLTVGVNWYLADQLRVMFNYVYSSPQIADSGMSSVSLFGVRVAVFW comes from the coding sequence GTGAGGGAACGCAACGCTGCACGCCGGGTCCTCTGCGTCTCCTTTGCGGTGACCGTGTTGATCTTTGGATCGCAGGTTCGAGTCACCGGGGACGATGCGATTCCGTCGTATGCGACAGTTCCCGCGTTCACGCCAACCTTCAAGCTTCGCGGACGACTTGAGACGGATTTTCTCGCGCCCGCTCAGAGCGAAGCGAATCGTTCCACATTCGGCAGTCTGCCAGAGCAAGCAGGCCCGCGGCGTGCTCGTATCGGGGCGGAAGGAGAAATCGCCCCTGAGACTCGCTATGTCGCGGAAATCGATCTCGCCAGCGGGCAGGTTGTGCTGCGCGATGTGTATCTTGGCTTCGGTGATTTCCGCGACCGTCGCGAGTTCAAATTGGGCCACATGCGAGAGCCATTCAGTTTTGAAGGAGCGACAAGTTCAAATTCCTTTGCGTTCCTGGAACGCTCGTCGATCAATACGCTCGACCCTGCCCGTAACTGGGGTGTGGGATTCACAGAATACGGTTCTGACGAGATGTGGACGGTGGCCGGAGGACTTTTTCAAGCGGGGACGGATGCCTCGGACCTTCAATTCGGACTAGGTTCAACTACGGCGTTGACGCTTCGAGGGACGGGGCTTGCCTGGTATGAAGATCATGGCAAAAAGATGATGCATTTCGGATTCGCGATCTCGGAACGGATCGCCGACCAGGGAATCATCAATTTTCGGCAGCAACCATCGTCGTCGCTGCTCAGCTTCGGCGATTCGTCAGATTCACCGTTCCAGCCCAAGATCTCGATTCCTGCCAACTTTCAGCAGTTGTTCAATTTGCAGTGGGCCTATGCTGATGGTCCGTTCTGGTCGCAGGCGGAATGGTACGGATCGGTGGTGGCGCAGATCGGGGGGAATCCCGTATTTTTCCATGGAAGTCATCTCGACGCGGGATACTTCCTGACGGGAGAGCATCGCCAATACTTGACTAAAACAGGGGTGTTCGGACCGGTCTCTGTGAATCGTCCGTTTGTCTCGGGCTTCTCGTCGAAGCCTCACGCGGAACAATTAGGATATGGCGCCTGGGAAGTGACCAGCCGAATCTCGTACCAGGATTTCATCGATGGGGCGACACCTGTGAACGCGCAGGGGCAAACTCCGGGTGTGATGCTGCCGCAACTGACTGTCGGCGTCAATTGGTATCTGGCCGACCAACTGCGCGTGATGTTCAACTATGTCTATTCCTCGCCCCAGATCGCGGATTCGGGCATGAGTTCTGTCAGCCTGTTTGGCGTTCGAGTGGCTGTGTTCTGGTAG
- a CDS encoding DUF1559 family PulG-like putative transporter yields the protein MSTLRNHRRGFTIVELLVAIGIIALLLALLLPAVQNSREAARRLACNSHLRQVGLALANYQSQFQVLPPFSIWSGPKGEPLGVGILPVGIIDRVAIGVSPQQEPDRLHANWLMMLLPQLDQANLYQQFDLNLPTADPANAQGRSTEIAVLKCPSDSFNGSNNLYQRGMQSDQLGFTYARGNYAMNFGTNRACYNVPRSDDPATCEDGFTADGTNLAVDNTTLSGNGIGGVNVSFRLADMQTGLSNLIGLEEIRAGVHPLDPRGSWALGYAGASGTMRHGVVSRNEDDAGPNNQLFSADDVQGCTKLKQAVGADRLTQLRMPCFSSSDLRAEVNYEATSRSMHPGGIHAFTLDGSVHFISDNVNPDVWYKLHDRKNSVPFETPF from the coding sequence ATGAGCACCTTGAGGAACCATCGCCGAGGATTCACGATTGTCGAACTCCTCGTCGCGATCGGAATCATCGCCCTCCTGCTGGCACTCCTGTTGCCCGCCGTACAGAATTCACGCGAGGCTGCTCGCCGACTCGCATGCAATAGTCACCTGCGGCAAGTCGGGCTGGCACTGGCCAACTACCAAAGTCAGTTCCAGGTACTTCCCCCCTTCTCGATCTGGTCAGGCCCCAAGGGGGAACCCCTGGGAGTCGGAATTCTGCCGGTCGGCATCATCGATCGCGTGGCGATCGGAGTTTCACCTCAACAGGAACCTGACCGCCTGCATGCCAACTGGCTCATGATGCTCTTACCGCAATTGGATCAGGCCAATCTGTACCAGCAATTCGACTTGAACCTCCCCACGGCTGATCCGGCGAATGCGCAGGGGCGAAGCACCGAGATTGCCGTATTGAAATGTCCAAGCGACTCATTTAACGGCAGCAACAACCTTTATCAGCGTGGCATGCAATCGGATCAACTTGGCTTCACCTACGCACGCGGCAACTATGCGATGAATTTTGGAACCAATCGCGCCTGTTACAACGTCCCACGCAGCGACGACCCAGCAACATGCGAAGACGGGTTCACAGCCGACGGCACAAATCTGGCAGTCGACAATACAACGCTCTCCGGAAACGGCATCGGCGGCGTGAACGTCTCGTTCCGGCTCGCGGATATGCAAACAGGCCTTTCAAACCTGATCGGCCTTGAAGAAATCCGCGCCGGCGTTCATCCGCTCGATCCACGCGGCTCGTGGGCGCTCGGCTATGCAGGCGCCAGCGGAACAATGCGACACGGCGTCGTCAGCCGAAATGAAGACGACGCGGGGCCGAACAACCAATTGTTCAGCGCCGACGACGTGCAAGGTTGCACCAAGTTGAAACAGGCTGTCGGGGCGGACCGGTTGACACAACTCAGGATGCCGTGCTTTTCGAGTTCTGACCTGCGTGCCGAGGTCAACTACGAGGCCACTTCGCGAAGCATGCATCCCGGAGGAATTCACGCCTTCACTCTGGATGGCAGCGTTCACTTCATCAGCGACAACGTCAATCCCGATGTCTGGTACAAGCTCCACGACCGAAAAAACAGTGTTCCCTTCGAAACGCCATTCTGA
- a CDS encoding DUF4339 domain-containing protein — translation MHEIGPQKDVQADTSETTYWYILTESRQLGPIFFSRLQQMAHQGKVTHDDKVRRGTTGEWIRVGDMRSVLFPDASDPETPTAKAVPVRPPVDPRTIEPNFLARFFEWTIDRFSGLYDGIKLIAEDYVHGIRTIIGWTALVAVVCSLTIVLAKQLPVDWFTTTDPLLTYSSLWDELKQKRKANVPSSEWDTFATNAREKLTPIIARLEQTASTDNRIAQQLLWAGRDHLVKMLDDARDEKSPSEAKFAEHLQRAKWLREGKDLNGILRRTPVTLPWFLTDLTTILIAIPLFVVNLWIAGRLLFGRRDTGKSQTNPVLS, via the coding sequence ATGCACGAAATCGGACCACAAAAGGACGTACAGGCCGATACTTCGGAGACGACCTATTGGTACATTCTGACCGAGTCCCGGCAACTCGGCCCGATCTTCTTTAGCCGCCTGCAGCAAATGGCTCATCAGGGAAAGGTCACCCATGATGACAAAGTGCGACGCGGGACTACGGGCGAGTGGATTCGCGTCGGCGACATGAGGAGTGTGCTGTTTCCCGATGCCAGCGATCCCGAGACACCGACGGCAAAGGCGGTGCCCGTCAGGCCGCCCGTCGACCCACGAACGATTGAGCCCAACTTTCTGGCGAGATTCTTCGAATGGACCATCGACCGATTCTCCGGTCTCTACGACGGAATCAAACTGATTGCCGAAGACTATGTCCATGGGATTCGCACGATCATCGGCTGGACAGCCCTCGTCGCTGTCGTCTGTTCACTCACGATTGTCCTGGCGAAACAGCTTCCGGTCGATTGGTTTACAACGACTGACCCGTTGCTAACCTATTCCTCGCTGTGGGATGAGCTGAAACAAAAACGTAAAGCGAACGTCCCTTCATCCGAATGGGACACGTTCGCCACAAATGCGCGAGAGAAACTCACTCCGATCATCGCGCGTCTGGAGCAGACCGCCAGCACGGACAACCGCATCGCGCAACAATTGTTGTGGGCGGGCCGTGACCATCTCGTGAAGATGCTTGACGACGCGCGTGACGAAAAAAGTCCATCAGAAGCCAAGTTCGCTGAACACCTTCAACGAGCAAAATGGCTGCGTGAAGGCAAAGATCTCAATGGAATTCTCCGCAGAACCCCCGTCACATTGCCCTGGTTCCTTACCGATCTCACAACGATTCTGATTGCCATTCCGCTCTTCGTCGTCAACCTCTGGATCGCCGGGCGACTCTTGTTCGGACGTCGAGACACGGGCAAGTCGCAAACCAATCCGGTACTGTCATAG
- a CDS encoding DUF1559 domain-containing protein — protein MRLLKRVGFTLIELLVVIAIIAVLIALLLPAVQQAREAARRTQCKNNLKQIGLALHNYHDVANRFPIGTRGMEVSSYGNSIAGVSFWPGLFPYLDQANVFNQLDFTGPFVSYPYGNIAVPGGHTNNATLLNGKLFGFMACPSSPQSRLSTPWGVLSQGIANADYAGMAGAIGDFGTYRDTRSSPDAFSFFGQYNSAGFFVRNHATSFRDLTDGTSNVVALGEQSDFCVDSTGKRFNCRSGGNNYDGFFVGSIGQEITGGQSQRGLTSALYPLGMKVFAVPEGQITGVMFPGSNMPIQSVHTGGAHVLLADGSVRFLSSSLNFDTFKGLAVRDDGQVLGEF, from the coding sequence ATGAGACTCTTGAAGCGAGTCGGCTTTACGTTGATTGAGCTCTTGGTTGTGATCGCGATCATTGCGGTTCTGATTGCACTTCTGCTTCCTGCGGTTCAGCAGGCTCGTGAAGCGGCGAGGCGAACTCAGTGTAAGAACAATCTGAAGCAGATTGGGTTAGCGCTGCACAACTATCACGATGTCGCGAATCGGTTTCCGATTGGCACTCGGGGAATGGAGGTCAGCAGTTACGGGAACTCAATCGCAGGGGTCTCGTTCTGGCCAGGGCTCTTTCCCTATCTGGATCAGGCGAACGTCTTCAATCAATTGGACTTTACGGGACCGTTTGTGAGTTATCCTTACGGAAACATCGCCGTCCCGGGGGGGCATACAAACAACGCGACGCTGCTCAACGGCAAACTGTTTGGCTTTATGGCATGTCCCTCAAGCCCACAATCGCGACTCTCGACACCCTGGGGCGTTTTGTCGCAGGGAATCGCGAACGCTGACTATGCGGGTATGGCAGGTGCGATCGGGGACTTTGGGACGTACCGTGACACCAGATCTTCCCCCGATGCCTTTTCCTTTTTCGGACAGTACAACTCGGCGGGTTTCTTCGTGCGAAATCATGCGACGAGTTTTCGAGATCTGACAGATGGCACCAGCAATGTGGTTGCATTGGGTGAACAGAGTGACTTCTGTGTCGATTCGACTGGCAAGCGATTCAACTGCCGATCTGGAGGAAACAATTACGATGGCTTCTTTGTCGGCTCAATCGGGCAAGAGATCACGGGTGGGCAGTCTCAACGTGGATTGACGTCGGCCCTGTACCCGCTCGGAATGAAAGTGTTCGCGGTCCCTGAAGGTCAGATTACCGGCGTGATGTTTCCTGGAAGCAACATGCCGATCCAGTCAGTTCATACGGGGGGAGCCCACGTTCTCCTTGCGGATGGCAGTGTTCGGTTTCTGTCATCGAGCCTGAATTTCGACACGTTTAAAGGGCTCGCGGTTCGTGACGACGGTCAGGTCCTGGGAGAGTTTTGA
- a CDS encoding tRNA-uridine aminocarboxypropyltransferase — protein MNYKLSHHRCPRCEIRRPLCFCAYIPDIVLKTRVLILMHTLEQVLPTNTAKLVYKSLPNSNIIVHGRKDERLSADSLHEPGRIPLLLYPSSHATELSPEFVASLSGPVTLIVPDANWRQTQKFVRREPALVGIPHVRIPAGPPSEYHLRVQRDESGVCTLEAIARALGIIESPDAQAKLELLLRVMVERTLWSRGRLMAEQCTISGIPAEAFT, from the coding sequence ATGAATTACAAACTATCCCACCACCGATGCCCGCGTTGCGAAATTCGCCGGCCCCTCTGTTTCTGTGCCTATATTCCCGACATTGTGCTGAAAACGCGGGTGCTGATCCTGATGCATACGCTTGAACAAGTCTTGCCAACGAACACGGCAAAGCTTGTCTACAAGTCGCTGCCAAACAGCAACATCATCGTCCACGGCCGGAAGGATGAACGACTTTCCGCCGACAGCCTTCATGAACCCGGACGCATACCGCTGTTGCTCTACCCCAGCTCGCACGCGACAGAACTCTCCCCAGAGTTCGTCGCCAGCCTGTCAGGCCCCGTAACGCTCATCGTGCCCGACGCCAACTGGAGACAGACCCAGAAGTTTGTACGGCGCGAGCCTGCTCTTGTGGGGATTCCACATGTGCGCATCCCCGCCGGGCCTCCGTCGGAATACCATCTTCGTGTTCAGCGAGACGAATCCGGCGTCTGCACACTGGAAGCAATCGCTCGCGCGCTCGGAATCATCGAGAGCCCGGACGCTCAAGCGAAGCTGGAACTGCTGCTACGCGTGATGGTCGAACGAACGCTCTGGTCACGGGGACGATTGATGGCCGAACAGTGCACAATTTCTGGAATTCCCGCTGAAGCATTCACTTGA
- a CDS encoding RtcB family protein: MASLQRLVTSDDVRHVAVMPDVHLAGEVCNGTVVATGDLIYPLAVGGDIGCGMLAVAIDLPADAISSDRNAGRVLGDLYARVPSIKHARSSMRQALPECLLDLPLSHSRLEKLKMRDGLLQLGSLGRGNHFVELQSDLDGRMWLMLHSGSRGMGQSITEHHLRATRPSQTKLGYLESTQPSGQAYLSDVAWAIEYAMQNRLAMAVAVESLLRDLFGASTDWSTLIHSHHNHVSREVHGECEYWVHRKGALPASENEPGIIPGSMGTHSYHVSGRGAAESLRSSSHGAGRRFSREDARRRITHREFQRQMRGVWFDQRHLDGLRDEAPAAYKDVDRVMRAQRELTRIVRRVRPLLTYKGS; this comes from the coding sequence ATGGCATCGTTGCAGCGGTTGGTCACGTCGGATGATGTCCGACACGTGGCCGTGATGCCCGATGTGCACCTGGCGGGAGAGGTCTGCAATGGGACTGTCGTCGCCACTGGGGACCTGATCTATCCCCTGGCGGTCGGCGGTGATATTGGCTGCGGGATGCTGGCGGTCGCCATCGATCTGCCCGCTGACGCAATTTCGAGCGACAGGAACGCCGGTCGGGTTTTGGGTGATTTGTATGCGCGTGTTCCCTCGATCAAGCACGCGCGTTCAAGCATGCGTCAGGCGCTGCCCGAGTGCCTATTGGATCTGCCGCTTAGTCATTCGAGGCTCGAGAAGTTAAAAATGCGTGATGGTTTGCTCCAACTGGGCAGCCTCGGACGCGGAAATCACTTCGTGGAATTGCAGTCTGATCTGGACGGACGAATGTGGCTGATGCTGCATAGCGGATCGCGCGGGATGGGGCAGTCGATCACCGAACATCATCTGCGTGCGACGCGTCCGTCTCAAACGAAGCTCGGTTATCTGGAATCCACGCAGCCGTCTGGGCAAGCGTATTTGTCGGACGTGGCCTGGGCGATCGAGTATGCCATGCAGAACCGACTGGCAATGGCGGTCGCGGTGGAGTCATTGTTGCGCGACCTGTTTGGCGCGTCGACCGACTGGTCGACGCTAATTCATAGCCACCACAATCACGTGAGTCGTGAGGTTCATGGTGAATGTGAGTATTGGGTGCATCGCAAAGGAGCGTTACCAGCGAGTGAGAACGAACCAGGTATCATTCCGGGCTCAATGGGAACACACAGTTACCACGTCAGCGGGCGAGGGGCGGCTGAGTCGTTGCGATCGAGTTCGCACGGTGCGGGTCGGAGGTTCAGTCGAGAGGACGCCCGACGGCGGATCACTCATCGCGAGTTTCAGCGGCAGATGCGCGGTGTTTGGTTTGATCAGCGGCATCTGGATGGACTACGTGATGAAGCACCTGCCGCCTACAAAGATGTTGATCGTGTGATGCGCGCCCAGCGCGAGCTGACACGAATTGTACGGCGTGTTCGTCCGCTCCTTACATATAAGGGGAGTTGA
- a CDS encoding ribosome-binding factor A, with the protein MKRKSGGNSAPKNWQSMCGQPGPEDGRDPRDFFKRTNRRKDDRKDWQLCRQVFETLSYVMSGACGDDILRGVIVVEVSPAPDARRLLVRVCPLPGDTDFNPILVMERLTHATGRLRAEVARSISRRKVPELLFRVVADQSSVARAQGGKDDN; encoded by the coding sequence ATGAAGCGAAAGTCCGGCGGAAACTCCGCCCCCAAGAACTGGCAGTCCATGTGTGGTCAGCCCGGCCCTGAAGATGGGAGGGACCCGCGCGATTTCTTCAAACGTACGAATCGGCGAAAGGATGATCGAAAGGATTGGCAGCTGTGTCGTCAGGTTTTTGAAACGCTGAGCTATGTGATGTCAGGTGCGTGCGGAGACGACATCCTGCGCGGCGTGATCGTGGTTGAGGTTTCACCCGCTCCAGATGCCCGGCGACTATTAGTGCGTGTCTGCCCTCTGCCCGGGGATACGGACTTCAATCCAATCCTTGTCATGGAACGGTTGACGCATGCGACGGGCCGATTGCGCGCGGAAGTGGCTCGGTCGATTAGCCGGCGCAAAGTCCCCGAATTGTTGTTTCGCGTGGTCGCGGACCAGTCGTCGGTTGCGCGGGCGCAGGGGGGAAAGGATGACAACTGA
- a CDS encoding SulP family inorganic anion transporter codes for MSSIPLEPRDVPQNGLAGLKHLRYDLLSGIVVSLVSLPLSSGIAIASGAPPIVGLISAIVAGFIFPLVGGAYVTIAGPAAGLAPAVMAIMISFGGAGDAETVGEGYRFLLVVIFIVGCVQVVLSLLKLARFAAMIPVAVVEGMLAAIGLLIIVKQLPKFFGFTGKPHAHEFLEIVGEIPVYVRGMTVPVFAIAIVCLILLFVLDSFKRYRILQILPPQLLAVIVGAILGHYANLGTIDPAFLIRLPENPFHGIHSPDFNALLARPDLWQAALVGVVMLTMIDGVESLATAMAIDRIDPFHRKSDSNRVLLAMGISNVASSMVGGLTIIPGGVKSKANIAAGGRTLWANFTNSICLMIYLLVGAALINMIPLGVLAAVLIFTGWKMCEPLVWKHIAQIGGEQLVIYSFTIAVTLLMDLLWGIAAGVVAKLVFSVLMCRQSVDVDGGNRPSLAKCLADFFRNPVDRRELINHVYHIYVNKPLVCFNTMQLVDELDEIPSEATAVVVHLDAGVRLIDHTSAENLRHSIVEYSHSNLPVEIVGLDRLDQLSRHETGLRVAVNGVRRP; via the coding sequence ATGTCCTCCATTCCCCTGGAACCCCGCGACGTGCCGCAGAACGGCCTCGCTGGCCTCAAACACCTGCGATACGACCTGCTGTCAGGAATCGTCGTTTCGCTCGTGTCGCTTCCATTGTCATCTGGCATCGCGATCGCTTCTGGTGCGCCCCCCATCGTGGGACTGATTTCGGCGATCGTGGCGGGTTTCATCTTTCCGCTTGTCGGTGGAGCGTACGTCACAATTGCCGGGCCCGCCGCAGGACTCGCCCCGGCCGTCATGGCGATCATGATTTCCTTCGGTGGAGCTGGCGATGCCGAAACGGTCGGTGAAGGATATCGCTTTCTCCTTGTCGTGATCTTTATCGTCGGCTGCGTTCAAGTTGTCTTGAGCCTGCTGAAGCTTGCGCGTTTCGCCGCGATGATACCCGTCGCGGTGGTCGAAGGGATGCTCGCCGCGATCGGTTTGCTGATCATCGTCAAGCAGTTGCCGAAGTTCTTTGGATTCACGGGAAAGCCCCATGCCCACGAGTTCCTCGAGATCGTGGGAGAAATCCCGGTCTATGTCCGCGGAATGACCGTTCCTGTGTTTGCGATTGCGATCGTCTGTTTGATCCTGCTGTTCGTGCTGGATTCCTTCAAACGGTACCGCATCCTTCAGATTCTTCCGCCACAATTGCTCGCCGTCATTGTGGGGGCCATCCTAGGCCACTATGCAAATCTCGGAACAATCGACCCCGCCTTCCTGATCCGATTGCCCGAAAATCCCTTCCATGGAATTCACTCGCCTGACTTCAACGCATTACTTGCTCGACCTGATCTTTGGCAGGCCGCCCTTGTCGGCGTTGTCATGCTCACGATGATTGATGGCGTCGAATCCTTGGCCACCGCGATGGCCATCGATCGCATCGATCCGTTTCATCGAAAATCAGACTCCAATCGCGTACTTCTCGCCATGGGAATCTCGAACGTGGCGTCAAGCATGGTCGGTGGGCTCACGATTATTCCGGGCGGCGTGAAAAGCAAAGCCAATATTGCGGCAGGCGGTCGAACCCTCTGGGCCAACTTCACGAACTCGATCTGCTTGATGATCTATTTGCTGGTCGGAGCGGCATTGATCAACATGATCCCTCTCGGAGTTCTTGCCGCCGTCTTGATCTTCACCGGATGGAAGATGTGCGAGCCACTCGTCTGGAAGCACATTGCACAGATTGGCGGCGAACAGCTCGTAATTTACTCGTTCACCATCGCCGTCACATTGCTGATGGACCTCCTTTGGGGAATCGCGGCCGGTGTCGTGGCCAAATTGGTATTCAGTGTCCTGATGTGTCGACAATCCGTCGATGTCGACGGAGGCAATCGACCATCATTGGCGAAATGCCTTGCCGACTTTTTTCGGAACCCCGTGGACAGACGAGAACTGATCAATCACGTTTATCATATATACGTCAACAAACCCCTCGTTTGCTTCAACACAATGCAATTGGTTGATGAACTCGATGAAATCCCATCCGAGGCGACCGCCGTCGTTGTTCACCTTGATGCAGGCGTCAGGCTCATCGATCACACCTCCGCAGAGAATTTGCGACATTCGATCGTCGAGTATTCCCACTCGAATCTCCCGGTCGAGATTGTTGGACTCGATCGCCTCGATCAATTGTCTCGTCATGAAACGGGCCTTCGCGTGGCCGTGAATGGCGTAAGACGCCCATGA
- a CDS encoding ArsR/SmtB family transcription factor — MHDKLRLFKAGIFQALAHPTRIAIVELLRDNGEVPVTTLYEKLELEQANVSQHLSVLRSKLIVAARKEGNQVFYSLRDPLLGQVLDLMRQYFHVHLEESLKLLDGIQTTDFQPTKKSTGTRKR, encoded by the coding sequence ATGCACGACAAACTTCGGCTCTTTAAGGCCGGCATCTTTCAAGCGTTGGCCCATCCCACCCGAATTGCGATCGTCGAATTGCTTCGCGACAACGGGGAAGTCCCCGTGACCACGCTCTACGAAAAACTGGAGCTCGAACAAGCCAACGTTTCACAACACCTCAGCGTTCTTCGTTCGAAATTGATTGTGGCAGCCCGGAAGGAAGGCAATCAAGTTTTCTACTCGCTACGCGATCCTCTGCTCGGGCAAGTGCTGGACCTGATGCGTCAGTACTTCCACGTGCATCTCGAGGAATCTCTGAAACTGTTGGACGGAATACAAACAACGGATTTTCAGCCGACGAAAAAGTCAACCGGAACACGAAAACGCTAG